GGGTTTTCTCACGGTGCGGGACGAGGGGCCGGGCATAGCGCCGGAGAACATTCCCCGTCTCACCGAACGGTTCTACCGGGTGGACGCCGGGCAGAGCCGCGCCAAGGGCGGCACGGGACTGGGCCTCGCGCTGGTCAAGCACATTCTCGCCCGCCATCGCGGCCGGCTGGGCATACAATCGGCGCCTGGACGCGGCGCGGCTTTCACCGCCTTCGTGCCGTTGGACGCCAAATGATCTAACGATGGGTAAGGATTTTTTTACTTGCTCCATCGCGCCCGAATTCCGGGCGACTCAATCGCCGCGCCAAGCTCGATCTGAACCATGCGCCGGCCGGCGTCACCGAACTGTCATTTGAGCGTCGTAGAGGAGGGCGCGCCCCGGCGCAATGCGCGCCCGCATCCTCGCGGCCGCCCCAATTCAGCCTCTGAAGAGGATTTGCATGTCAAAACTCCTGCGCTCCGCTCTTGTCGTCGCTGTCGTCAGCGCGGCGACCTCCGCCCTTGCCGCCGACATTTCCGGCGCCGGCGCCACCTTCCCCTATCCGATCTATTCGAAATGGGCCGACACTTATAAAAAGGACACCGGAATCGGCCTGAACTATCAGTCGATTGGCTCCGGCGGCGGCATCAAGCAGATCGAGGCCAGAACGGTCACGTTCGGCGCCAGCGACGCGCCGCTCAAGCCCGACGTTCTCGAGAAGAATGGCCTGGTGCAATGGCCGATGGTGATGGGCGGCATCGTGCCGGTCGTCAATATTGAAGGCGTCAAGCCCGGCCAGCTCGCGATCGACGGCCCGACCCTGGCGAAGGTCTTCCTCGGCCAGATCACCAAATGGAACGACCCGGCCCTCGCCAAGCTCAACCCCAACGCCAAGCTTCCCAACACGGCCATCGCCGTGGTGCATCGTTCGGACGGCTCGGGCACGACCTTCAACTACACCAATTATCTGGTGAAAGTGTCGCCCGAATGGGCTTCCAAGGTCGGCTCCGCGGTGTCGGTGGAATGGCCGGTCGGCCTCGGCGCCAAGGGCAATGAGGGCGTCGCCAACACCGTCGGCATCACCAAGAATTCCATCGGCTATGTCGAATACGCCTATGCCATGGAAAACAAGATGACCTACATGGACATGGTCAACAAGGACGGCAAGCGGGTCGCGCCGAAGACGGAAACCTTCCAG
This genomic interval from Candidatus Rhodoblastus alkanivorans contains the following:
- the pstS gene encoding phosphate ABC transporter substrate-binding protein PstS; its protein translation is MSKLLRSALVVAVVSAATSALAADISGAGATFPYPIYSKWADTYKKDTGIGLNYQSIGSGGGIKQIEARTVTFGASDAPLKPDVLEKNGLVQWPMVMGGIVPVVNIEGVKPGQLAIDGPTLAKVFLGQITKWNDPALAKLNPNAKLPNTAIAVVHRSDGSGTTFNYTNYLVKVSPEWASKVGSAVSVEWPVGLGAKGNEGVANTVGITKNSIGYVEYAYAMENKMTYMDMVNKDGKRVAPKTETFQSAAANADWAHAPGFYQILTEQPGAKSWPITASTFILMPKKVPDAAAAATALKFFDWAFAHGAKQAEALDYIPMPANVVTLIKKTWASDIKDASGKPVYEPK